A section of the Streptomyces sp. Je 1-369 genome encodes:
- a CDS encoding Zn-dependent alcohol dehydrogenase, protein MRGVVFDGARVEVVDDLEVRAPGPGEVLVAVAAAGLCHSDLSVIDGTIPFPPPVVLGHEGAGVVEAVGAGVAHVAPGDHVALSTIANCGACGECHRGRPTMCRKAIGTPDQPFTRGGKPVYQFAANSSFAERTIVKGVQAVKIPDDIPLTSAALIGCAVVTGVGAALNRAKVDRGDTVVVIGTGGIGLNVLQGARIAGAGVIVAVDANPEKEAVARRFGATHFFASTEGVREVLPHGVDHAFECVGRVELVREAVNLLDRHGQAVLLGMPGATAEASFVVASMFLDKSILGCRYGSSRPQRDFALYADLYRDGRLLLDELVTATYPVEDFAAAVADAAAGRVARGVLTF, encoded by the coding sequence ATGAGGGGCGTTGTCTTCGACGGGGCGCGGGTCGAGGTCGTCGACGATCTGGAGGTACGTGCTCCGGGGCCCGGGGAGGTGCTGGTCGCGGTGGCGGCGGCCGGGCTGTGTCACAGCGACCTGTCGGTGATCGACGGGACCATTCCGTTTCCGCCGCCGGTGGTGCTCGGGCACGAGGGCGCGGGGGTCGTCGAGGCGGTGGGGGCGGGGGTGGCGCATGTGGCGCCGGGGGACCACGTGGCGCTGTCCACGATCGCCAACTGCGGTGCGTGCGGGGAGTGCCACCGTGGGCGGCCGACCATGTGCCGCAAGGCCATCGGGACGCCGGACCAGCCGTTCACGCGGGGCGGCAAGCCGGTGTACCAGTTCGCGGCGAACTCCTCCTTCGCGGAACGCACGATCGTGAAGGGCGTACAGGCCGTGAAGATCCCGGACGACATTCCGCTGACGTCCGCGGCGCTGATCGGCTGCGCCGTGGTGACGGGGGTGGGCGCGGCGCTGAACCGCGCGAAGGTCGACCGGGGCGACACGGTGGTGGTGATCGGCACGGGTGGGATCGGGCTCAACGTGTTGCAGGGCGCGCGGATCGCGGGGGCGGGGGTGATCGTCGCGGTCGACGCGAACCCGGAGAAGGAGGCGGTGGCGCGGCGCTTCGGGGCGACGCACTTCTTCGCCTCGACGGAGGGGGTGCGGGAGGTGCTGCCCCACGGAGTGGACCACGCCTTCGAGTGCGTGGGGCGGGTCGAGCTGGTACGGGAAGCGGTGAACCTCCTGGACCGGCACGGTCAGGCCGTGCTCCTGGGGATGCCGGGGGCGACGGCCGAGGCGTCGTTCGTGGTCGCGTCGATGTTCCTGGACAAGTCCATTCTGGGCTGTCGGTACGGGAGTTCGCGGCCGCAGCGTGACTTCGCGCTGTACGCGGACCTGTACCGGGACGGACGCCTGCTCCTGGACGAACTGGTGACGGCGACGTATCCGGTGGAGGACTTCGCGGCGGCGGTGGCGGACGCGGCGGCGGGGAGGGTGGCGCGGGGGGTCCTGACGTTCTGA
- a CDS encoding acyl-CoA dehydrogenase family protein — protein MEFGFGAADEAFRAEARAWLAEHLTGEFAAAVGRGGPGSEHEGGAQRRAWERELGSGGWIGLGWDGGSGAGSGTESGAGVGVYGNRRATLTQQVVWAEEYARVRAPGRYGHIGENLLAPTLLAYGSQEQRDEFLPPIARGEALWCQGYSEPGAGSDLAGVRTRAERDGAGDFRVTGQKIWTSLAHEADWCFVLARTEGAGGSGGSGGDGNGGGGGARPHEGLSFLLVPMDQPGRIEVRPIRQLTGTSEFNEVFFDGARARAAHVVGGVGNGWRVAMGLLGFERGVSTLVQQIGFAEELAAVVREAVAGGAVDDPVVRERLVRQWAELRVMRWNALRTLGSAGAAEAGVGVGGGAAVGAPSVAKLLWGRWHQRLGELAMAVRGPSAAVGPGDWRADAPYELDALQRLFLFSRADTVYGGSDEVQRNIIAERVLGLPREARGPR, from the coding sequence ATGGAGTTTGGGTTCGGGGCCGCGGACGAGGCGTTCCGGGCGGAGGCGCGGGCGTGGCTCGCGGAGCACCTCACCGGGGAGTTCGCCGCCGCGGTGGGGCGGGGCGGGCCGGGGAGCGAGCACGAGGGAGGCGCTCAGCGTCGGGCGTGGGAAAGGGAGTTGGGCAGCGGGGGATGGATCGGGCTCGGGTGGGACGGGGGCTCGGGTGCGGGCTCCGGTACGGAGTCGGGTGCGGGTGTGGGCGTGTACGGGAATCGGCGGGCCACGCTGACCCAGCAGGTGGTCTGGGCCGAGGAGTACGCGCGCGTGCGGGCGCCCGGGCGGTACGGGCACATCGGCGAGAACCTGCTCGCGCCGACGCTCCTCGCGTACGGGAGCCAGGAGCAGCGGGACGAGTTCCTGCCGCCGATCGCGCGGGGCGAGGCGCTGTGGTGCCAGGGGTACAGCGAGCCCGGCGCCGGGTCCGATCTCGCGGGCGTGCGGACGCGGGCGGAGCGGGACGGGGCGGGCGACTTCCGGGTGACCGGGCAGAAGATCTGGACGTCGCTGGCGCATGAGGCGGACTGGTGCTTCGTGCTGGCGCGGACGGAGGGGGCAGGGGGTTCGGGGGGTTCAGGGGGAGACGGGAACGGGGGTGGAGGTGGGGCGCGGCCTCACGAAGGGCTGTCGTTTCTGCTCGTGCCCATGGACCAGCCCGGGCGGATCGAGGTCCGGCCCATCCGGCAGCTGACCGGGACCAGTGAGTTCAACGAGGTCTTCTTCGACGGTGCACGCGCGCGTGCGGCCCATGTGGTGGGCGGCGTCGGCAACGGGTGGCGGGTCGCCATGGGGCTCCTCGGCTTCGAGCGGGGCGTGTCCACGCTGGTGCAGCAGATCGGCTTCGCGGAGGAGCTGGCGGCGGTCGTACGGGAGGCCGTGGCGGGCGGGGCGGTCGACGACCCGGTGGTGCGGGAGCGGTTGGTGCGGCAGTGGGCGGAGCTGCGGGTGATGCGGTGGAACGCGCTGCGGACGTTGGGGAGTGCCGGGGCGGCCGAGGCTGGGGTCGGGGTCGGAGGCGGCGCGGCCGTCGGTGCGCCCAGTGTGGCCAAGTTGCTGTGGGGGCGGTGGCATCAGCGGCTCGGGGAGCTGGCGATGGCCGTACGGGGGCCGTCGGCGGCGGTGGGGCCGGGGGACTGGCGCGCGGACGCTCCGTACGAACTCGACGCTCTGCAACGGCTGTTCCTGTTCAGCCGTGCCGACACCGTCTACGGCGGATCGGACGAAGTGCAGCGGAACATCATCGCCGAGCGGGTGCTCGGTCTGCCGAGAGAGGCCAGGGGGCCTCGGTGA
- a CDS encoding SDR family NAD(P)-dependent oxidoreductase — protein sequence MGNFLAGKVVAVTGAGRGIGRAVALAAATEGAKVVVNDYGVSMEGAEPASEIADAVVKEIRAAGGEAVAVADDISTMAGGQRVVDVALAEYGRVDGVVCVAGILRERMLFNMSEEEWDPVVATHLKGTFTVFRAASAVMRKQGSGTLVGFTSGNHQGSVAQANYSAAKGGIISLVRSAALGLHKYGVTANAVAPVARTRMSANVPMELKEIGEPEDVAALVVYLLSDRAREERITGQVYTIAGPKIAVWAQPRELRAGYADGAWTPEKIADFLPGTVGTDPMPLLAQLEAMAKAAAGKERPNA from the coding sequence GTGGGGAACTTCTTGGCAGGCAAGGTGGTCGCCGTGACCGGCGCCGGACGCGGCATCGGCAGGGCCGTCGCCCTCGCCGCGGCGACCGAGGGGGCGAAAGTCGTCGTCAACGACTACGGCGTCTCCATGGAGGGCGCCGAGCCGGCCAGCGAGATAGCGGACGCCGTGGTCAAGGAGATCCGGGCCGCGGGCGGCGAGGCCGTCGCCGTCGCGGACGACATCTCGACCATGGCGGGCGGCCAGCGCGTCGTCGACGTCGCACTCGCCGAGTACGGGCGGGTGGACGGAGTGGTGTGCGTCGCCGGGATCCTGCGCGAACGGATGCTGTTCAACATGTCCGAGGAGGAGTGGGACCCGGTCGTCGCCACACACCTCAAGGGCACGTTCACGGTGTTCCGCGCGGCGTCCGCGGTGATGCGGAAGCAGGGCTCGGGCACGTTGGTCGGCTTCACCAGCGGCAACCACCAGGGCTCGGTCGCGCAGGCCAACTACAGCGCCGCGAAGGGCGGCATCATCTCGCTGGTGCGGAGCGCGGCGCTGGGGCTGCACAAGTACGGGGTGACCGCGAACGCGGTGGCGCCCGTCGCCCGTACGCGGATGTCGGCGAACGTTCCCATGGAGCTGAAGGAGATCGGTGAGCCGGAGGACGTCGCCGCGCTCGTCGTCTATCTGCTGAGCGACCGGGCCCGCGAGGAGAGGATCACCGGCCAGGTCTACACGATCGCGGGCCCCAAGATCGCCGTCTGGGCACAGCCGCGCGAGCTGCGCGCGGGGTACGCCGACGGGGCCTGGACCCCCGAGAAGATCGCGGACTTCCTGCCCGGGACGGTCGGCACCGACCCGATGCCGTTGCTGGCGCAGCTGGAGGCGATGGCGAAGGCGGCGGCGGGCAAGGAGCGGCCGAACGCGTAG